One stretch of Gemmatimonadaceae bacterium DNA includes these proteins:
- a CDS encoding type Z 30S ribosomal protein S14, with amino-acid sequence MAKKSWIEKSKRKPKFKVRAHSRCSRCGRSRAFLRRFGLCRICFRELALSGMIPGVRKASW; translated from the coding sequence ATGGCAAAGAAGTCCTGGATCGAGAAGTCGAAGCGCAAGCCCAAGTTCAAAGTGCGCGCACACAGCCGGTGCAGTCGCTGCGGCCGGTCGCGCGCATTTCTGCGACGCTTTGGTCTCTGCCGAATCTGCTTCCGTGAACTGGCGCTTTCCGGGATGATCCCGGGCGTACGCAAGGCCTCATGGTGA
- the rplE gene encoding 50S ribosomal protein L5 yields the protein MRAMYQVEVRPKLMQQFGLTNPHQVPTLEKIVLNVGVGEAIKQPKTLDKVVEELATITGQQPVRKKAKKSIANFGLRQGQEIGAAVTLRGARMWEFLDRFISVAVPRIRDFRGLGTRSFDGRGNYSLGVKEQMIFPEINYDDIEQIHGMDITFVTSAERDDLALALLKELGMPFRGDDKKGSRLL from the coding sequence CTGCGCGCGATGTATCAGGTCGAAGTCCGGCCGAAGCTCATGCAGCAGTTCGGCCTAACGAATCCGCACCAGGTCCCGACGCTCGAAAAGATCGTGCTCAACGTCGGCGTCGGCGAAGCGATCAAACAACCGAAGACGCTCGACAAGGTCGTCGAGGAGCTTGCGACGATCACCGGCCAGCAACCGGTGAGAAAAAAGGCAAAGAAGTCGATCGCGAACTTCGGTCTCCGGCAAGGACAAGAGATCGGGGCGGCAGTGACGCTCCGCGGCGCGCGCATGTGGGAGTTTCTCGACCGCTTCATCTCGGTGGCAGTGCCACGCATTCGCGACTTTCGCGGGCTGGGCACGCGCTCTTTCGATGGAAGAGGCAATTATTCGCTTGGCGTCAAGGAGCAGATGATCTTCCCCGAGATCAACTACGACGACATCGAGCAAATCCACGGCATGGACATCACCTTCGTGACGAGCGCCGAGCGCGACGATCTCGCGTTGGCGCTGCTGAAGGAGTTAGGCATGCCATTCCGCGGTGACGACAAGAAGGGCAGCCGGCTCCTCTAG
- the rplX gene encoding 50S ribosomal protein L24, translated as MRILKYRKTDRPRAVNRKRHADNRARIKMPVVRGDQVLIMRGNDKGARGEVIHVYPKKGRITVKGVNIVKRHRKARTADEQSGIIEMEAPIHVSNVMLIDPKSGKPTRTKMRIDEDGTKERISVKSGDAIPKPVR; from the coding sequence ATGCGAATTCTCAAGTATCGAAAGACGGATCGGCCGCGTGCGGTCAATCGCAAGCGACACGCCGACAACCGGGCACGCATCAAGATGCCCGTCGTGCGCGGCGACCAGGTGCTGATCATGCGCGGCAACGACAAGGGCGCGCGCGGCGAAGTGATTCACGTTTACCCGAAGAAAGGGCGCATCACGGTGAAGGGTGTGAACATCGTGAAGCGGCACCGGAAGGCGCGCACGGCCGACGAGCAGAGCGGCATCATCGAGATGGAAGCGCCGATTCACGTGTCGAACGTGATGCTCATCGACCCGAAGAGCGGCAAGCCGACGCGCACGAAGATGCGCATCGACGAGGACGGCACGAAGGAGCGCATCAGCGTCAAGAGCGGTGACGCGATTCCGAAACCGGTGCGCTGA
- the rplN gene encoding 50S ribosomal protein L14, translating into MIQQESMVKVADNSGAKRALVIRVLGGTRRRYAGLGDVVIVAVKDALPNGTVKKSEVARAVVVRTAKETRRKDGSYIRFDENAVVIINEQGEPRATRIFGPVARELRDRKYMKIVSLAPEVI; encoded by the coding sequence ATGATTCAGCAGGAATCGATGGTCAAGGTCGCGGACAATTCGGGCGCGAAACGCGCGCTCGTGATCCGCGTGCTCGGCGGCACGCGCCGTCGCTATGCGGGCTTGGGCGACGTCGTGATCGTGGCGGTCAAAGACGCCTTGCCTAACGGTACGGTGAAGAAGTCGGAGGTCGCTCGGGCGGTCGTCGTTCGCACGGCAAAGGAGACGCGCCGCAAGGATGGCAGCTATATCCGCTTCGACGAGAACGCGGTCGTGATCATCAACGAGCAGGGCGAGCCGCGCGCGACGCGCATCTTCGGCCCCGTCGCGCGCGAGTTGCGCGACCGGAAGTACATGAAGATCGTGTCGCTCGCGCCCGAGGTCATCTGA
- the rpsQ gene encoding 30S ribosomal protein S17 has translation MARTNARETSTPRGTRKTRLGVVVSDKMQKTVVVAIERRYQHPVYNKMVTRTKRVKAHDEENAAKSGDTVRIMETRPLSKDKRWRVVEIIERAR, from the coding sequence ATGGCGAGAACGAACGCACGCGAGACGAGCACGCCGCGCGGCACGCGCAAGACGCGGCTCGGCGTCGTCGTGAGCGACAAGATGCAGAAGACGGTGGTGGTGGCGATCGAACGTCGCTACCAGCACCCCGTCTACAACAAGATGGTGACGCGCACGAAGCGCGTGAAAGCGCACGATGAGGAGAACGCCGCGAAGAGCGGTGACACCGTGCGCATCATGGAGACCCGCCCGCTGTCGAAGGACAAGCGGTGGCGCGTGGTCGAGATCATCGAGCGCGCGCGCTAA
- the rpmC gene encoding 50S ribosomal protein L29, producing MRADEIRELGVEDITARVLELEEERFRLKFRSATEPLEDPLRLRLIRKDIARLKTIASEREQGIVREATASSSPAAKKGKKTTKTARRPAKKGATKTKAR from the coding sequence ATGCGAGCTGACGAAATCCGTGAACTGGGCGTGGAGGACATCACGGCGCGCGTTCTCGAGCTGGAGGAGGAGCGTTTCCGACTCAAGTTCCGAAGCGCGACGGAGCCGCTCGAGGATCCGCTGCGTCTGCGACTGATTCGAAAGGACATTGCGCGGCTGAAGACGATCGCGAGCGAGCGCGAGCAAGGCATCGTGCGCGAGGCTACGGCGTCGTCGTCGCCCGCCGCGAAGAAGGGCAAGAAGACAACGAAGACAGCGCGTCGCCCGGCGAAGAAGGGCGCGACGAAGACGAAAGCGCGCTAA
- the rplP gene encoding 50S ribosomal protein L16, with amino-acid sequence MLSPKRVKFRKMFKGRTKGHAKRGSTVAFGSYGLQALEPGWISNRQIEAARVALTRHIKRGGKVWIRIFPDKPITKKPAETRMGKGKGSPEGWVAVVKPGRVLFELEGVTREIADKAMALAAAKMPVRTKFVAREEAHTDAS; translated from the coding sequence ATGCTGAGTCCGAAGCGTGTCAAATTTCGCAAGATGTTCAAGGGCCGCACGAAGGGTCACGCCAAGCGTGGCAGCACGGTGGCCTTCGGTAGCTATGGTTTGCAGGCGCTCGAGCCGGGCTGGATCTCGAACCGCCAGATCGAGGCGGCGCGCGTTGCCCTCACGAGGCACATCAAGCGCGGCGGAAAAGTGTGGATTCGAATCTTTCCGGATAAACCCATCACGAAAAAGCCCGCCGAGACCCGCATGGGGAAGGGAAAGGGATCTCCAGAGGGTTGGGTCGCAGTCGTAAAGCCGGGACGAGTGCTGTTCGAGTTGGAAGGTGTCACGCGCGAGATCGCCGACAAGGCGATGGCGCTCGCGGCCGCCAAGATGCCGGTGCGTACGAAGTTCGTTGCGCGTGAGGAGGCGCACACCGATGCGAGCTGA
- the rpsC gene encoding 30S ribosomal protein S3, translating into MGQKVNPVGFRLGISKDWRSRYYAGRELPKLLKEDELLRKYLKARLGHAAISDIVIERKPSKVVVTLHTGRPGVVIGKKGAEVDKLRDELAHLTGKEVGINVEEIKRPELDAQLVADNVASQLAQRISFRRAMKRAVQSAMRMGAQGIKIKCGGRLGGAEIARVEGYHEGRVPLHTLRADIDYATSTAKTTYGTIGVKVWIFKGEKVEDRRGTTYSSGM; encoded by the coding sequence ATGGGACAGAAGGTTAATCCAGTCGGTTTCCGGCTCGGCATCTCGAAGGACTGGCGCTCGCGATACTACGCGGGGCGGGAGCTGCCCAAGCTGCTCAAGGAAGACGAGCTGCTGCGCAAGTATCTCAAGGCGCGCCTCGGACACGCAGCGATCTCCGATATCGTGATCGAGCGTAAGCCGAGCAAGGTCGTCGTCACCCTACACACGGGGCGACCAGGAGTCGTTATTGGCAAGAAAGGCGCGGAAGTGGACAAGCTGCGTGACGAGCTCGCACATCTCACTGGCAAGGAAGTCGGCATCAACGTCGAGGAGATCAAGCGGCCCGAGCTCGACGCCCAACTCGTCGCCGACAACGTCGCAAGCCAGCTCGCCCAGCGCATCTCGTTTCGTCGCGCCATGAAGCGCGCGGTGCAGAGCGCAATGCGCATGGGCGCGCAGGGTATCAAGATCAAGTGTGGTGGCCGTCTGGGCGGCGCCGAGATCGCGCGCGTCGAGGGGTATCACGAGGGACGCGTGCCGCTGCATACGCTGCGCGCGGACATCGACTACGCAACATCGACGGCGAAGACGACCTACGGGACGATCGGCGTCAAGGTGTGGATCTTCAAGGGCGAGAAGGTCGAGGATCGTCGCGGTACGACCTACTCGTCAGGCATGTGA
- the rplV gene encoding 50S ribosomal protein L22 — MQRTTRQSPYKMRLVIDEIRGKDVNAALNYLAFSKKHAAKQIEKTLRSAVANAESHARAENEPLDVDTLFVKHAIVNEGPKLKRFTPAAMGRATPIQKRTSHVEIVVAARQGVAR, encoded by the coding sequence ATCCAGCGCACCACGCGCCAGTCGCCCTACAAGATGCGCCTGGTGATCGACGAGATCCGCGGCAAGGACGTGAACGCGGCGCTCAACTACCTCGCCTTCTCCAAGAAGCACGCGGCGAAGCAGATCGAGAAAACGTTGCGTTCCGCGGTAGCAAATGCTGAATCACATGCTCGTGCCGAGAATGAGCCCTTGGACGTGGATACGCTGTTCGTGAAGCACGCAATTGTGAACGAAGGACCGAAGCTGAAGCGGTTCACGCCGGCGGCGATGGGTCGCGCCACGCCAATTCAGAAGCGCACGAGCCACGTCGAGATCGTGGTCGCGGCGCGTCAGGGGGTTGCTCGCTAA
- the rplB gene encoding 50S ribosomal protein L2, whose protein sequence is MPIRQFRPITASSRFRSVADFSEITREEPEKSLVEPLKKTGGRDNHGHIAMRRRGGGHKRKYRIVDFRRDKFGVTATVKEIEYDPNRSARIALVEYADGELRYIIHPKGLKVGDTVVSGPGSDIRLGNTMPLAEVPLGTAVHNIELKIAKGGQLCRSAGMAAQVVAKEGEYVTVRMPSTEMRMIHGRCLATIGVVGNEEHELLSWGKAGKSRWKGRRPRVRGEVMNPVDHPHGGRTRGGRNVVSPWGKKEGVKTRNKKKASQKLIVRGRKRGKATQ, encoded by the coding sequence ATGCCGATTCGTCAGTTCAGGCCGATCACGGCGAGCTCACGCTTCCGTTCCGTCGCGGATTTTTCGGAGATCACGCGCGAGGAGCCGGAGAAGTCGCTGGTCGAGCCGTTGAAGAAGACCGGTGGGCGCGACAACCACGGGCACATCGCGATGCGCCGTCGTGGCGGTGGCCACAAGCGGAAGTACCGCATCGTCGATTTCCGTCGTGACAAGTTTGGCGTGACCGCGACGGTGAAGGAGATCGAGTACGATCCGAATCGCTCGGCGCGCATTGCGCTCGTCGAGTACGCGGATGGCGAGCTCCGCTACATCATCCACCCGAAGGGGCTCAAGGTCGGGGATACGGTGGTCAGCGGCCCGGGCTCGGACATCCGTTTGGGCAACACGATGCCATTGGCGGAAGTGCCGTTAGGCACGGCGGTCCACAACATCGAGCTCAAGATCGCAAAGGGCGGCCAGCTCTGCCGGTCGGCGGGAATGGCGGCACAGGTCGTCGCGAAAGAGGGCGAGTACGTGACGGTGCGTATGCCGTCGACGGAGATGCGCATGATCCACGGCCGCTGCCTGGCGACGATCGGCGTCGTCGGCAACGAGGAGCACGAGCTGCTCTCGTGGGGCAAGGCGGGCAAATCCCGCTGGAAGGGACGCCGTCCGCGGGTCCGCGGCGAGGTCATGAACCCCGTCGATCACCCGCACGGTGGCCGCACGCGCGGCGGTCGCAATGTCGTGAGTCCGTGGGGCAAGAAGGAAGGCGTGAAGACGCGCAACAAGAAGAAGGCGTCGCAGAAGCTGATTGTGAGGGGTCGCAAACGCGGAAAGGCAACGCAGTAA
- a CDS encoding 50S ribosomal protein L23 — protein sequence MPTLHEMIVRPLITEKSSAAYQDRGEYTFEVHPKASKPQIRGAIEQLFGVRVVGVWTSNHRGKMKRLGKSAGRRPNWKKAVVKLAQGDSIPIFEG from the coding sequence ATGCCGACACTCCACGAGATGATCGTTAGGCCACTGATCACGGAGAAGAGCTCCGCGGCCTACCAGGATCGCGGCGAGTACACGTTCGAAGTGCACCCGAAGGCCTCGAAGCCGCAGATCCGCGGTGCGATCGAGCAGCTGTTCGGCGTGCGTGTGGTCGGCGTGTGGACGTCGAACCATCGCGGCAAGATGAAGCGGCTTGGCAAGAGTGCGGGTCGCCGTCCCAACTGGAAGAAGGCCGTCGTCAAGCTCGCTCAGGGCGACTCGATTCCGATCTTCGAAGGCTGA
- the rplD gene encoding 50S ribosomal protein L4 codes for MAETTTFQAAAYTAQGAERESVTLPRALFDGTVNMPVMHQAVKAYLANQRQGNASTKIRKYVSGGNQKPWKQKGTGRARQGSIRAPQWVGGGTVFGPVPRSYAQYVPRQVRQLARKSAFNARARENAIFVVDGFAFESPKTKQLVDLITRLGVADRKVLILTEGAKENVFLSGRNLPLVHVMPYGDVSTYHILWSDVVLIESGALGSQLEPAEGEEETPRPKKAASARKAASKAGAKKAATRGAAKKAAKRPAAKKSAAKKSASKSTKKKGK; via the coding sequence ATGGCTGAGACCACGACATTCCAGGCAGCCGCATATACGGCGCAAGGTGCGGAGCGCGAGAGCGTGACGCTGCCACGGGCGCTGTTCGACGGCACCGTGAACATGCCGGTGATGCACCAGGCGGTGAAGGCGTATCTCGCCAACCAACGCCAGGGCAACGCGTCGACGAAGATTCGTAAATACGTATCGGGCGGCAATCAGAAACCGTGGAAGCAGAAGGGCACTGGTCGGGCGCGACAGGGCTCGATTCGCGCGCCGCAGTGGGTCGGCGGCGGCACGGTGTTCGGCCCGGTTCCGCGCAGCTACGCGCAGTACGTGCCGCGTCAGGTGCGGCAGTTGGCGCGCAAGAGCGCGTTCAACGCCCGCGCTCGCGAGAACGCGATCTTCGTCGTCGACGGATTCGCGTTCGAGTCGCCGAAGACGAAGCAGCTCGTGGATCTCATCACGCGTCTCGGAGTCGCCGATCGAAAGGTGCTCATCCTCACCGAAGGGGCGAAGGAGAACGTGTTCCTCAGCGGCCGCAACCTGCCGCTGGTCCACGTGATGCCCTATGGCGACGTCTCGACGTATCACATCCTCTGGTCCGACGTCGTGCTCATCGAGTCGGGCGCGCTCGGCTCTCAGCTCGAGCCGGCTGAGGGTGAAGAGGAGACGCCGCGTCCAAAGAAGGCGGCGAGCGCGCGCAAGGCAGCCTCGAAGGCAGGCGCGAAGAAGGCGGCGACGCGCGGCGCGGCCAAGAAGGCCGCCAAACGTCCGGCCGCGAAGAAATCTGCGGCGAAGAAGTCCGCGTCGAAGTCGACCAAGAAGAAGGGGAAGTAA
- the rplC gene encoding 50S ribosomal protein L3: MIGIIGRKLGMTQIFNENGEQVPCTVISAEPNPVLGVTDKATAGFAAVQLGFERQRSAREGDKGRTPRGRRAPRAQIGHAKKAGLDYAPRVLRSFRLDEPGNAKIEIPTYNVGDSVKVDVFAAGEIVKVMGTSKGRGFQGVVKRHGFHGGPNTHGNTRHRKPGSVGPGTDPSRVIKGKKMPGHYGAARHTQIGLRVEKIDAERNLIYVRGSVAGPTNGIVLVEKQA; this comes from the coding sequence ATGATTGGCATAATCGGTAGAAAACTGGGCATGACCCAGATCTTCAACGAGAACGGCGAACAGGTGCCATGCACCGTCATTTCCGCTGAGCCGAATCCGGTGCTCGGCGTGACGGACAAGGCGACCGCTGGCTTCGCCGCCGTGCAGCTCGGCTTCGAGCGGCAGCGGAGCGCGCGCGAAGGCGACAAGGGTCGCACACCCCGCGGTCGTCGCGCGCCACGCGCGCAAATCGGCCACGCGAAGAAAGCGGGACTCGATTACGCGCCGCGCGTTCTGCGCAGCTTCCGCCTCGACGAGCCAGGCAACGCCAAGATCGAGATCCCGACGTACAACGTCGGCGATTCCGTGAAGGTCGACGTATTCGCCGCCGGCGAGATCGTGAAGGTCATGGGCACGTCGAAGGGGCGCGGTTTCCAGGGCGTCGTGAAGCGCCACGGCTTCCACGGTGGACCAAACACGCACGGCAACACGCGGCACCGGAAGCCCGGCTCGGTCGGACCGGGCACGGATCCGTCGCGCGTCATCAAGGGCAAGAAAATGCCGGGTCACTACGGCGCGGCGCGACACACCCAAATCGGACTGCGCGTCGAGAAGATCGACGCGGAGCGCAACCTGATCTACGTCCGAGGCTCCGTAGCGGGGCCAACGAACGGGATCGTCCTCGTCGAGAAGCAGGCGTAA
- the rpsJ gene encoding 30S ribosomal protein S10: protein MAGRIRIRLKAFDHAVIDQASADIVRTAEKTGAQVSGPIPLPTKTQRWTVLRSPHVDKKSREQFELKTHKRVIDILDSRAQTVDALTKLDLPAGVDVEIKVE from the coding sequence ATGGCTGGCAGAATCCGGATTCGCTTGAAGGCGTTCGATCACGCGGTGATCGATCAGGCATCGGCGGACATCGTGCGAACGGCGGAAAAGACGGGAGCGCAAGTCTCCGGTCCGATTCCGCTGCCGACGAAGACGCAGCGGTGGACGGTGCTCCGCTCGCCACACGTCGACAAGAAATCCCGCGAGCAGTTCGAGCTGAAGACGCACAAGCGCGTGATCGACATTCTCGACTCGCGCGCGCAAACGGTCGACGCCCTCACGAAGCTGGATCTACCGGCGGGCGTGGACGTGGAAATCAAGGTGGAGTGA
- the tuf gene encoding elongation factor Tu, which produces MAKAKFERTKPHVNVGTIGHVDHGKTTLTAALTKVSADKGWGTKYVPYDEVAKASESQGRRDATKILTIATSHVEYETAKRHYAHVDCPGHADYVKNMITGAAQMDGAILVVSAVDGPMPQTREHILLARQVNVPQVVVFLNKCDLVDDPELLDLVELEVRELLSKYDFPGDEAPVIRGSATGALKGDKQWVEKIDELCNALDTFIPQPVRETDKPFLLPVEDVFSITGRGTVATGRIERGRIKVGEEVQLVGFNADKKSVVTGVEMFRKLLDQGEAGDNVGLLLRGIDKKDIERGMVLAKPGSIPPHTKFEAEVYVLTKEEGGRHTPFFKGYRPQFYFRTTDVTGNVELPAGTEMVMPGDNIQMTIELIIPIAMEEQLRFAIREGGRTVGAGVVTKILK; this is translated from the coding sequence ATGGCAAAGGCAAAGTTTGAGCGGACCAAGCCGCACGTAAACGTCGGCACTATCGGCCACGTCGACCATGGGAAGACGACGCTCACCGCAGCGCTGACCAAGGTGTCGGCGGACAAGGGGTGGGGGACGAAGTACGTGCCCTATGACGAAGTGGCAAAAGCCTCCGAATCGCAGGGGCGTCGCGACGCGACGAAAATCCTGACGATCGCGACCAGCCACGTCGAGTACGAGACGGCCAAGCGCCACTATGCGCACGTCGACTGCCCGGGGCACGCTGACTACGTGAAGAATATGATCACGGGTGCTGCGCAGATGGACGGCGCGATCCTGGTGGTGAGTGCTGTGGACGGCCCGATGCCGCAGACGCGCGAGCACATTCTGCTCGCTCGTCAGGTCAACGTGCCGCAGGTCGTCGTGTTCCTCAACAAGTGCGACCTCGTCGATGACCCCGAGCTCCTCGACCTCGTCGAGCTCGAGGTGCGCGAACTGCTGAGCAAGTACGACTTCCCCGGCGACGAAGCGCCGGTGATTCGCGGCTCGGCGACGGGCGCACTGAAAGGCGATAAGCAGTGGGTAGAAAAGATCGACGAGCTCTGCAACGCGCTCGACACGTTCATCCCGCAGCCTGTTCGCGAGACGGACAAGCCCTTCCTGCTTCCGGTCGAAGACGTGTTCTCGATCACGGGCCGCGGCACGGTCGCGACGGGTCGTATCGAGCGTGGCCGGATCAAGGTCGGCGAGGAAGTGCAGCTCGTCGGCTTCAATGCCGACAAGAAGTCGGTCGTCACGGGCGTCGAGATGTTCCGCAAGTTGCTCGACCAGGGCGAGGCTGGCGACAACGTCGGCTTGCTCCTCCGCGGCATCGACAAGAAGGACATCGAGCGCGGCATGGTGCTGGCGAAGCCGGGCTCGATTCCGCCACACACGAAGTTCGAGGCCGAGGTGTACGTCCTGACGAAGGAAGAGGGCGGCCGCCATACCCCGTTCTTCAAGGGCTATCGCCCGCAGTTCTATTTCCGGACGACGGACGTGACTGGAAACGTCGAATTGCCGGCGGGCACGGAGATGGTGATGCCCGGCGACAACATCCAGATGACGATCGAGCTGATCATCCCGATCGCCATGGAAGAGCAGCTCCGCTTCGCCATCCGCGAGGGTGGACGAACGGTCGGCGCGGGCGTTGTTACGAAGATTCTAAAGTGA
- the fusA gene encoding elongation factor G: MPRTTPLDHYRNIGIMAHIDAGKTTTTERILYYTGKQHKIGEVHEGTATMDWMEQEQERGITITSAATTAFWTRNGIQYRINIIDTPGHVDFTVEVERSLRVLDGAVTLLDSVAGVEPQTETVWRQADRYAVPRIIFANKMDRVGADFDRCMTMIRDRLAKHAYAVQLPVGSGELFTGHIDVIERKQYIFDEDTLGKKFTVVDVPADMKDKVEEARHALIEHAVTFDEPLMEKYLAGGELTFDEVRQAIRKATVVGKMIPVLCGASFKNKGVQALLDAVIDFLPAPVDIPPIEGHLPHHDEHMATRAASDDAPFAALASKIATDPFVGKLTFFRVYSGVLKSGSYIYNSTKDKRERIGRLLQMHANKREEIPEVRAGDICAAIGLRDTRTGDTLCDDDHPIILEAMKFPNPVIDVAIEPKTKADQDKLAIALQKLSEEDPTFRVHTDAETSQTIISGMGELHLEIIVDRMMREFKVDANIGRPQVAYRETIRKRVEKVEGKFIRQSGGKGQYGHVVINMEPSGPGAGFVFEDKIVGGVIPREYIAPVEQGIKEALENGVLAGYPMVDVKVELVYGSYHEVDSSEMAFKIAGSMAFKEAAKRAGPVLLEPMMNVEVVVPDAYMGDVLGDLSARRGKIGGMTQRGEAQVIAATVPLAEMFGYSTKLRSMSQGRAVYSMEFAHYEEVPKAKAEEIVSKVKA; encoded by the coding sequence ATGCCACGTACAACACCGCTCGACCATTATCGGAATATCGGCATCATGGCGCACATCGATGCCGGTAAGACGACGACGACCGAGCGCATTCTTTACTATACCGGAAAGCAGCACAAGATCGGCGAGGTGCACGAAGGCACCGCGACGATGGACTGGATGGAGCAGGAGCAGGAGCGCGGCATCACGATCACGTCGGCCGCGACGACCGCCTTCTGGACCCGCAATGGCATCCAGTACCGAATCAACATCATCGACACGCCGGGGCACGTCGACTTCACCGTCGAGGTGGAGCGCTCGCTCCGCGTCCTCGATGGCGCGGTCACGCTCCTCGACTCGGTCGCCGGCGTCGAGCCGCAAACCGAGACGGTGTGGCGTCAGGCGGATCGCTACGCCGTTCCGCGCATCATCTTCGCCAACAAGATGGATCGCGTCGGCGCCGACTTCGATCGTTGCATGACGATGATCCGCGATCGCCTCGCGAAGCACGCCTACGCGGTTCAGCTTCCCGTTGGATCGGGCGAGTTGTTCACCGGACACATCGACGTCATCGAGCGAAAGCAGTACATCTTCGACGAGGACACGTTAGGCAAGAAGTTCACGGTCGTCGACGTGCCGGCAGACATGAAGGACAAAGTCGAAGAGGCGCGCCACGCGCTCATCGAGCACGCGGTCACCTTCGACGAGCCGCTGATGGAGAAGTACCTCGCCGGCGGGGAGCTGACGTTCGACGAGGTTCGCCAGGCGATACGCAAGGCAACGGTGGTGGGAAAGATGATTCCGGTGCTCTGCGGCGCGTCATTCAAAAACAAGGGCGTGCAGGCACTGTTGGATGCGGTGATCGATTTCCTGCCGGCCCCGGTGGACATTCCGCCGATCGAAGGACACCTGCCGCATCACGACGAGCACATGGCGACGCGCGCCGCGTCGGATGACGCGCCGTTCGCGGCGCTGGCGTCGAAGATCGCGACGGATCCGTTCGTCGGAAAGCTGACGTTCTTTAGAGTTTACTCGGGAGTCCTCAAGTCGGGCTCGTATATTTACAACTCGACGAAGGATAAGCGCGAGAGAATCGGGCGTCTGTTGCAGATGCACGCGAACAAGCGCGAGGAGATTCCAGAGGTGCGCGCTGGAGACATCTGCGCGGCGATCGGCCTTCGCGACACGCGGACGGGCGACACGCTCTGCGACGATGATCATCCGATCATCCTCGAGGCGATGAAGTTCCCCAATCCCGTCATCGACGTCGCGATCGAGCCGAAGACGAAGGCGGATCAGGACAAACTGGCAATCGCGCTGCAGAAGTTGTCAGAGGAAGATCCGACGTTCCGAGTGCACACGGACGCCGAGACGTCGCAGACGATCATCTCCGGGATGGGCGAGTTGCACCTCGAGATCATCGTCGATCGCATGATGCGCGAGTTCAAGGTCGATGCGAACATCGGTCGGCCGCAGGTCGCCTATCGAGAGACGATCCGTAAGAGAGTAGAAAAGGTCGAAGGCAAATTCATTCGTCAGTCCGGCGGCAAAGGTCAGTACGGCCATGTTGTGATCAACATGGAGCCGTCCGGCCCCGGCGCTGGATTCGTCTTCGAAGACAAGATCGTCGGCGGCGTGATTCCGCGTGAATACATCGCGCCCGTCGAGCAGGGCATAAAGGAAGCACTGGAAAACGGAGTGCTCGCGGGCTATCCGATGGTCGACGTCAAAGTCGAGCTGGTGTACGGCTCGTATCACGAAGTCGACTCCAGCGAAATGGCGTTCAAGATCGCGGGATCGATGGCGTTCAAGGAAGCGGCGAAGCGTGCCGGCCCAGTGCTCCTCGAGCCGATGATGAACGTCGAAGTCGTCGTACCCGACGCATATATGGGCGACGTGCTCGGCGACCTGTCGGCACGCCGCGGCAAGATCGGCGGCATGACGCAGCGCGGTGAAGCGCAGGTGATCGCCGCGACGGTTCCACTAGCCGAGATGTTCGGCTATTCGACGAAGCTGCGCTCGATGTCGCAGGGTCGCGCGGTGTACTCGATGGAGTTCGCGCATTACGAGGAAGTGCCGAAGGCGAAGGCGGAAGAGATCGTGAGCAAAGTGAAAGCGTGA